The Polyangium aurulentum genomic interval GCCTCCCTCGGCGGCCGAGATCGATCGGGGGCGGACGCGGGCCTTGTCGGGCCTCGTGTTCGCGATGGAGCGGGTCACGAGCCGCGCGGACAGGCTCAACATGTACAATCGCCGCGCCGGCGACCCGGGGTATTTCGAAAAGGACATCGCGCGGTACGAGAGGGCGACGGCGGCGGACGTGCAAAAGGCGGCCGCCACGTATCTCGTGCCGGGGGCGCGGGTGGTGACGCTCGTGCGGCCCACGCCGGACGCTCCGCGGGCCGGGCGGCTCGTGGGAGGAGGGAAGCCGTGAAGAATCGTTCCAGGAAAAACCTCTTGCCCGTCCTCCTCGTCGCGCTCGCGAGCTGCGCCGAGATGCCGCCGCCCGTGCCGCCGGCCCCGGATCCGCCCCCCGAGGGCGGCGCGGCGGCGGACAAGAAGAGCCCGGCCGCGGCGTCGGCCGAGGATCCTGCGTTCCGCAAGGCGCCCCCGCCGTCCTCGGGGGAGGTCGCGTTCATCCCGCCGAATATCCAGGAGGCGCGCCTCTCCAATGGCGTGCGCATCCTGCTCGTCGAGCGGCACGACATGCCGATCGTGGCCGTGAACATCGTCTCCGATCGCGGGGCGGAGGTGCAGGGGACGCCGGGGCTCGCGGGAATGACGGCCGCGATGCTGCTCGCGGGGACCAAGACGCGCTCGGCGCTCGCGCTCTCCGACCAGCTCGGCGCGATCGGGGCCGCGTACGGCAGCTACGCCGATCACGACGGCATGGGCGTGAGCGGGCAGGCATTGCGCGACAAGGCGAATGCGCTGATGGAGATCCTCGCGGACGTCGTGCAAAACCCGGCGTTCGACGCGGCCGAGCTCGAGCGCGAGCGATCGCGCAGGCTCACGGCCATCGTGCAGCAGAACGACGTGCCCGCCGTGCTGCTCGCCAATGCGGTCACCGAGAAGCTCTATCCCGCGGGGCACGCGTACCGCGAGCCGCTCATCGGCAACGAGGCGTCGGTGAAGGCCATGAAGCCCGCGGATCTCGCGCGCTTTCATGCCTCCGCCATGCGCCCGGATCGGCTCACGGTGGCGATCGCGGGCGACATCGACAAGGCGAGCGCGACGGCGCTCGTCGAGAAGAGCTTCGGCGCGTGGAAGGGCAAGGCTGGCCCGGCCAGTACGCCGAAGGATCCGGCGGCGATCGGCAAGGGTGAAAAGCGGTTGCTCGTGGTCGACAGGCCCCGGGCGACGCAATCGATCGTGGCGGTGACGGCCGTGGGCGTCCCGCGCAAGCACCCCGATTACGACGCGATCCAGCTCATGAACACGCTCCTCGGCGGGCAGTTCTCGAGCCGGCTGAACCTGAACCTGCGCGAAAAGCACGCCTACACGTACGGGGCGCGCAGCAGCTTCGACATGCGGCACGGCGCCGGGCCCTTCACGGCGGGCGGCGCGATCATGACGCAGGCGACGGCGCCCGCGATCAAGGAGATCTTCGCGGAGATCGAGCGAATGCGCAAGGAGCCGCCGAGCGCGGACGAGCTCTCCGACGCGAAGGCGAACCTCGTCCGGCAATTGCCGGCGCGCTTCGAGACGGCGGGCGATACGGCGTCGACCCTGGCGGGGCTCGCGGTGATGGATCTGCCGCTCGACGAATTCGCGACCCGGCCCGCCCGCATCGCGAAGGTGACGGCGGAGGACGTGCGGCGCGTGGCCGAGAAATACCTGCGGCCCGAGCAGATGCGCGTGATCCTGGTGGGCGACGCGGAGGTGGTCGAAAAGGACCTCGCGACGCTCGGGATCGGCGAGGCCGAGATCCGGCGCGCTCCGCAGAAAGCCAAGAAGGAAGCGGAAAAGCCCGCAGACAAGGGCGCACCGCCCGCGGGCAAGGGCGCACCGCCCGCGGCCAAGGGCGCGCCGCCCGCGGCCAAGGGCAAGTAGGGCCGAATCCGAATGAAGCGGGCGCGGCGGCTGGGTTTGGCGGGGGCCATTTTCGCTCTATCGGCCCTCGCCGCGCCCGAGGCGCGCGCCGCGGACGGGCCGAAGGCGCCCGGCTGGGCGTTCGGCAGCGTGGGGGGCGAGATCGGGCTCGCGGCGGCGAGCGCGGCCGTCCCCGCCTTTTACTTTCTGCCGCAGCGGCGGAGCAGGTGGGGCCCGTTCGCGGCGCACACGCACCACGTGGACGCCGAGCTGATCAGCAATATCGTGGGTGGGCCCGGGGGAATCCTGTTCGCGAGCGCCCTGGGGTATGGCTGGGAGTACGCCTATCTCCGTAGCTCGTCGGTCGAAGGGGCGCCCCTGCTCGCGATGCGGGCGAGCGTGATCGACCTCGAATCCGTGCTGCTCTCCACGGGCCTCGTGCAGCTCGTCAAGCGCATGTCGGGGCGCTGCCGGCCCTGGGCCTGGGCGGGGAGCGTGAAAGGGTGCGTTTCGCCCAGGGACGACGATCACGCGTCATTCCCGTCCGGGCACACGGCGCCGGTCGCGTCGATCGCCGGGGCGCGGCTCTTGATTGCGTTGCGCTCGGACGGGGCGGGCCCGATTGGTTACCGATATGCGGCGTTCGGCTTCGCCGAGGTTCTCTCGATCGGCGCGGCCTTCGCGCGGGTCGGGGCGGGCGCGCATTCGTGGGAGGACGTGTCCGTGGGCTGGCTGCTCGGGCACGCGACCGGCGCGCTCGTGGCGCTCGCGCACCCGATGGTCGACGCGCCCGTCATTGAAAGCTCACGGCAGGCGGGGGGCGCGCTCTCGGGGGCGCCCCTGTTCTTCTCGTGGGGAGGCCAATTCTGATGGAGCGCGAGGCGAAAGCCCTCGCGCGCCGCGCTCTCCTCGCCGCCCGCTTCCGCTCCCGCGCTCGCTTCGAGCCGGCGGATCTCCAGAAGATTCCGGCTGCCAAGCTCGCGAGTTTTCTGGCACCATCCGCGACGTGGACAGATCCGCCCCGCTCGCCGTCGCCCGGATCGGCCTCGCCCCCGCGGCGGGTGCCGGCAGGGGCCCGAGCGGCGGCGCGATGGCCAGCGCGCGGGACCCGTCGCCGTCACGACGCGCGAAAGCTCGCTCCGGCGCTTTCGAGCCCCCGCACGATGAGCCCCTGACGAGGTTCGACGAGGAGATGCACCATGAGCCCGGTTGCTTCGCTTGCCCGCGCGCGTTCGCACGGGTCGCCGTTCTGAGAGGGTGCGCATGAGTCAGGGCGAGGCCACGGGCGATCGGCTCGAAATCGATACGGAACGCACGCTCCTCGGCAAACCCACGCCTTGCGTGGGGCGCGAGCGCGAGCTGTCGGTCTTGCGGGGGCTGCTCGAGGAGTGCCTCGGCAAGCTCACCGCGCGCGCGGCGCTGATCACCGGCCCCGTGGGCGCCGGCAAATCGCGCGTGTGGCGCGAGTTCCTCGGGGGCGCGCTGCGCGACGGCAGCCGCGCCGAGGTGTGGATCGCGCGCGGTGACCCGCTCGGGGCCGGATCTCCCCTCGGCATCGTCTCGCAGCTCGTCCGCCGCGCCGCGGGCCTGCGCGAGGGCGAGCCGCTCGCCACGCGCCGCGACAAACTCCGCGCGCGCGCCGAGCGGAGCGTGGGAGGCGCCCGGGCGGCCGCGATCCTGCCCTTCCTCGGCGAGCTCGCGGGCGCGCCCTTCTCCGACGAGGACGACGTGCACCTCGCGGCGGCGCGGCGCGATCCGGCCCTCATGGGCGAGCGGATGGCGAGCGCGTGGGACGATTTCCTCGGTGCCGCGAGCGCCAAGGTGCCCGTGATCCTGGTCCTCGAGGACATGCACTGGGGCGATCGCCCCTCGGTGCGCCTGCTCGACGGCTCGCTGCGCACGCTGCGCGATCGGCCGCTGTTCGTGCTTGCGACGGCGCGCCCCGACGTCCACGATCGGTTCCCCAGGCTGTGGCACGAGCGCCAATGCCAGGAGCTGCGCCTCGGCGAGCTGCCGCGCAAGGCGAGCGAGCGCCTCGTGCGCTTCATGCTCGGAGACGACGCCGACCCCGAGATCGTCTCGCGCATCGTCTCGCAGGCGAGCGGCAATGCGTTCTACCTCGAGGAGCTCATACGCGCGGTCGCCGAAGGAAATCGCGACGAATTGCCCTCGACGGCGATCGCCACCGTGCACGCGCGCCTCGAGACCTTGCAGCCCGACGCGCGGCGCGTGCTCCAGATGGCGAGCGTGTTCGGCGAGGTCTTCTGGCGCGGCGGCGTGGCGGCGCTGCTCGAGGGCGCGCTCGCGGACGGCGCCCTGGAGCCCGCGCTCTCCGCCCTCTGCACGCGCGAATTCGTGAGCCTTCAGAGGCAGAGCGCGCTCGCGGGCGAGGAGCAATACGCGTTCCGCAATGCGCTCGTGCGCGAGGCCGCGTACGCGACCCTGACGCCCGAGGCCGCGGGGCCGGCGCACCGAAAGGCGGGCGCCTGGCTCGAGGGGGCAGGGGAGCGGGACGCGATGGTGCTGGCCGAGCATTTGAAGCGCGGCGAGGAGCGGGCGCGGGCCGCGGTGTTTTACGTGCGCGCGGCCGAGCAGGCGCTCGAGGCGAACGATCTCGCGGGCGTGATCAGCCGCATCGAGCGCGCCGTGGCGTGCGGCGCCGAGGGCGCTTTGCTCGGGCTCGCGCGGCGCCTCGAGGCCGAGGCGAGGGTCTGGCGCGGCGAGCTGGGGCAGGCGATCGACGCGGGCAGGCAGGCGATGGCGCTCCTGCCGCAGAAGGCGCCGGGCTGGTTCTCGGCCATGAGCGACGTGGCGACGGCCGCCTGGCGCCGCGGCAATCACGACAGGCTCGTTTATCTCGCCAATCAGCTCGACAAGGACTGGGACGATCCGGCCGCCATTGCGCCCCGGGCCGCGGCGACGGCGCGGCTTGCTCTCTTTTTGCTGCGGGCGGGGCTCACGCAGGACGCGGCGCGCCTGTTCCGCCGGCTCGACGCGCTCGGCGAGGAGGTGAAGGCGGACGGCATCGTCTCGGCGCGCCTGCACGAGGCTATCGGCTGGCGGGCGCTCGTCGAGGGCGATCCGTCGGCGAGCAGCTCCTGCTTCGCGAAGGCCGCGGCGACCTTCGAGCAGCTCGGCGATCTGCGCGAGGCGTGCAATTGCCGGGTGAACGCGGCGATGGCGCGCATGCACCTCGGCGGTTATACCGAGGCGCGCAAGGATCTCGGCGAGGCGCTCTCGTTCGCGAACCGCTTCGGGCTCTACAACGTGCGGGCGCGGATCCAGCACAACCTCGGCAACGTGCTCGCCCACCTCGGCGAGCTGGAGGGGGCGCGAAAGGTCGAGGAGGAGGCGCTCGCGGCGTTCGTCACGCAGGGCGATTACTGGCACGAGGTCGCGGCGCGCATCTATCTCGTGCACATCCTGCTCGGCCTGGGCCGCGTCGAGGAGGCCGAGCAGCAGGTGAGCCGGGCGGTCGATCTATCGCTCGGCGTGCAGCCTTTGCGGTGCTCGGCGGCGCTCGCGCGCGCGCGCGTGTTGCTCGTGCAGGGCAACGGGCGCGAGGCGCACCTCGCGGCGCTCGGGGCCATGTATTCGATGCAAAAGCTCGGCAGCATCGAGGAGGACGAGCCGCTCCTGCGCCTGACGTTCGCCGAGGCCTCGTGGGCGGCGGGTCTGTCGTCGATGGCGCGCGTCGCGATCGGGACCGCCCGGCAGCGGCTGCTCGATCGCGCGGCGCAGATCAAGGATCCGGCCTGGCGGCGGAGCTTCCTCGAGAACGTGCCCGAGAATGCGCGCACGATCGAGCTGGCGCGCGCGTGGCTCGACGAAACGGCCAAGCCTGCAGGAGGTGGAGTCGCGGAGGGGAAAGACGGGAAGTGAAGGGGGAAGTCCTCGTCCAGCGCTTCGAAATCGAGAAGCGTGCCGGCGTGGGCGGCATGGGGGTCGTCTATCGGGCCCACGATAGAGAGAGCGGCGCGCCCGTCGCGGTGAAGGTGCTGAGCACCGAGGCGGCCCCGAGCGACACCGAGCGCTTCCTGCGCGAAGCGAAGATGCTGGCGCGGCTGCGGCATCCGTTCATCGTCCGTCACCTCGGCCACGGGCTCACGCCGGAGGGCGCGCCGTACCTCGTCATGGAATGGCTCGAGGGCGAGGATCTGCGCCGGAGGCTCCTGCGCGGCAGCCTCTCGGTGCAGGAATCGCTGACCTTGTGCCGCCGCGTCGCCGATGCGCTCGCCCACGCGCACGCGCAGGGGATCGTCCACCGCGACCTGAAGCCTGCGAACCTGTATCTGTGCGGCGGCGACGTCGATCGGGTGAAGATCCTCGATTTCGGCATTGCGTGCGCGCTCGCGGCGACGCGCGTCACGCGCACGGGCACCTTCCTCGGGACCCCGGGGTACATGGCGCCGGAGCAGGCGCGGGCGAGCGAGGACGTGGACGCGCGGGCCGACGTGTTCTCGCTCGGCTGCGTGCTCTTCGAATGCCTCGCGGGCAGGCCGGCATTCTCGGGGGGCCACGTGCTCGCGCTCCTCGCCAAGGTGCTCTTCGAGGATCCGCCGCGCATCAGCGAGCTGCGCGACGACGTGCCGCCCGCGCTCGAGGCGCTCGTCATGCGCATGCTCGCGCGCGATCCAATTGTGCGCCCGGCCAATGGTGAGAAGCTCGTCGAGGCGCTCGCGAGCATCGACGCCGAGGATGACGGGTTCGCGGTGCAGGACGTGCCGCCTTCGGTGATAGCGCGCAGGGAGCAGCAGCTCTTCAGCGTGATCCTCGCGCAGGAGCCCGCCACCGAGGCCGATCCATCGGCGCGCACCCTCGCGGCCGATGCCGTGAGCGAGCCGCTCGTGCGCCTGCAAGCCGGGCTCGCCGCATTCCCCGGGCGCGTCGAGGGGCTCGCCGACGGCTCGGTCATCATCACGCTCATGGGGCGCGGCGCCGCCACCGATCTGGCCTCCCAGGCCGCGCGGTGCGCGCTCGCCGCGCGCAAGATCATCCCCGAGGCGCGCGTGGTCCTCGCGACGGGCCGCGGGGCGCTCGAGGGCAAGCTGCCCGTCGGGGAGGTCATCGAGCGCGCGGCAGAGCTCATTCGCACGCGCTTCGCGGAGCCAGGGGGCGCGGGATCGCGCGGGCCGCGCCCCATTGCGCTCGACGAGCTGTCGGCGCGGCTGCTCGAGAGGACCTTCGCGATCCTGGAGAGCGCCGAGGGGTTCGAGCTGCACGGCGAGCGCGCGCTCATCGAAATGGACACCGAGCGCACGCTCCTCGGCAAACCCACGCCTTGCGTCGGGCGCGATCGCGAGCTGCACATGCTCCGCGGACTGCTCGAGGAGTGCCTGAGCGAGCCGGTCGCGCGCGTCGTGCTGGTGACGGGCGCGGCCGGGGCCGGCAAATCGCGCGTGGTGCGCGAGCTTTTGCGCGGCGTGCGTCGCGACGGCGCGCCGTGCGAGATATGGGTGGCGCGCGGCGACCCGCTG includes:
- a CDS encoding M16 family metallopeptidase, which translates into the protein MKNRSRKNLLPVLLVALASCAEMPPPVPPAPDPPPEGGAAADKKSPAAASAEDPAFRKAPPPSSGEVAFIPPNIQEARLSNGVRILLVERHDMPIVAVNIVSDRGAEVQGTPGLAGMTAAMLLAGTKTRSALALSDQLGAIGAAYGSYADHDGMGVSGQALRDKANALMEILADVVQNPAFDAAELERERSRRLTAIVQQNDVPAVLLANAVTEKLYPAGHAYREPLIGNEASVKAMKPADLARFHASAMRPDRLTVAIAGDIDKASATALVEKSFGAWKGKAGPASTPKDPAAIGKGEKRLLVVDRPRATQSIVAVTAVGVPRKHPDYDAIQLMNTLLGGQFSSRLNLNLREKHAYTYGARSSFDMRHGAGPFTAGGAIMTQATAPAIKEIFAEIERMRKEPPSADELSDAKANLVRQLPARFETAGDTASTLAGLAVMDLPLDEFATRPARIAKVTAEDVRRVAEKYLRPEQMRVILVGDAEVVEKDLATLGIGEAEIRRAPQKAKKEAEKPADKGAPPAGKGAPPAAKGAPPAAKGK
- a CDS encoding phosphatase PAP2 family protein, which encodes MKRARRLGLAGAIFALSALAAPEARAADGPKAPGWAFGSVGGEIGLAAASAAVPAFYFLPQRRSRWGPFAAHTHHVDAELISNIVGGPGGILFASALGYGWEYAYLRSSSVEGAPLLAMRASVIDLESVLLSTGLVQLVKRMSGRCRPWAWAGSVKGCVSPRDDDHASFPSGHTAPVASIAGARLLIALRSDGAGPIGYRYAAFGFAEVLSIGAAFARVGAGAHSWEDVSVGWLLGHATGALVALAHPMVDAPVIESSRQAGGALSGAPLFFSWGGQF
- a CDS encoding ATP-binding protein — translated: MSQGEATGDRLEIDTERTLLGKPTPCVGRERELSVLRGLLEECLGKLTARAALITGPVGAGKSRVWREFLGGALRDGSRAEVWIARGDPLGAGSPLGIVSQLVRRAAGLREGEPLATRRDKLRARAERSVGGARAAAILPFLGELAGAPFSDEDDVHLAAARRDPALMGERMASAWDDFLGAASAKVPVILVLEDMHWGDRPSVRLLDGSLRTLRDRPLFVLATARPDVHDRFPRLWHERQCQELRLGELPRKASERLVRFMLGDDADPEIVSRIVSQASGNAFYLEELIRAVAEGNRDELPSTAIATVHARLETLQPDARRVLQMASVFGEVFWRGGVAALLEGALADGALEPALSALCTREFVSLQRQSALAGEEQYAFRNALVREAAYATLTPEAAGPAHRKAGAWLEGAGERDAMVLAEHLKRGEERARAAVFYVRAAEQALEANDLAGVISRIERAVACGAEGALLGLARRLEAEARVWRGELGQAIDAGRQAMALLPQKAPGWFSAMSDVATAAWRRGNHDRLVYLANQLDKDWDDPAAIAPRAAATARLALFLLRAGLTQDAARLFRRLDALGEEVKADGIVSARLHEAIGWRALVEGDPSASSSCFAKAAATFEQLGDLREACNCRVNAAMARMHLGGYTEARKDLGEALSFANRFGLYNVRARIQHNLGNVLAHLGELEGARKVEEEALAAFVTQGDYWHEVAARIYLVHILLGLGRVEEAEQQVSRAVDLSLGVQPLRCSAALARARVLLVQGNGREAHLAALGAMYSMQKLGSIEEDEPLLRLTFAEASWAAGLSSMARVAIGTARQRLLDRAAQIKDPAWRRSFLENVPENARTIELARAWLDETAKPAGGGVAEGKDGK